One region of Citrus sinensis cultivar Valencia sweet orange chromosome 6, DVS_A1.0, whole genome shotgun sequence genomic DNA includes:
- the LOC102619411 gene encoding replication protein A 14 kDa subunit B, whose amino-acid sequence MDTSNPAVFVNGGLMRMYVGRRIRTVIQVIQSDGGGVTGKSTDGHQLVVKGPQPGFPLTTFVEVIGIADTDRSIRAEIWNNFGNTFDTQSYNQLCQLANGEFKHLFI is encoded by the exons ATGGATACATCAAATCCTGCAGTGTTTGTTAATGGAGGGCTGATGCGCATGTATGTAGGGCGGAGGATTCGCACTGTGATTCAGGTTATACAATCTGACGGTGGGGGTGTAACTGGAAAATCCACTGATGGTCACCAGCTAGTTGTGAAGGGTCCCCAACCGGGTTTTCCTTTGACAACTTTTGTTGAGGTTATTGGCATAGCTGATACTGATAGATCTATCCGAGCTGAAATTTGGAATAACTTTGGGAACACATTTG ACACACAAAGCTATAATCAGCTTTGTCAGCTTGCAAATGGGGAGTTCAAACACTTGTTCATCTGA
- the LOC102618923 gene encoding ABC transporter B family member 29, chloroplastic, which produces MQSPTVNKMSISLSLSLHLTPLSLHHSSSSSSSSSSTFKLKNPSPRLPFHFHSKTSLEPLNATKLPSHLPSSKPLSLIKPYVQSHYKPIIAGWLCSVVSVFSLSKIIPKIATLSSNLCVNKLKSDGWILGVFVLARLVATYWQQAFLWDAALGAVYDVRVTVFEKVLQRELSFFEGVSGVSSGDIAFRITAEANDVADAVYALLNTIVPSVLQLSAMATQMLVISPVLSLISALVIPSMALVIAYLGERLRKISKQSHLSIASLSAYLNEVLPAILFVKANNAEMCESARFRRLAHSDLCERLKKRKMKVLIPQTVQLIYFGALFILCGGSLLVSGGSFDGCSLVSFITSLVFMVEPIQGVGKAYNEFKQGEPAIERLFDLTKFKSKVIEKPDAVSLDHINGDVKFCNISFKYADNMPLVLDQLNLHIRAGETVALIGPSGGGKSTLAKLLLRLYDPLSGEPSEQLIFFMLPRGCILVDDHDVQNIRLDSLRRHVGLVSQDITLFSGTVAENIGYRDLMTKIDMERVEHTARTANADEFVRTLPQGYNTHIGPRGSSLSGGQRQRLAIARALYQNSSVLILDEATSALDSRSELLVRQAVDRLLGHHTVLVIAHHLETVMMAKRVFLLDNGKLEELNRSTLLGSNHDSLVSAGLVI; this is translated from the exons ATGCAATCTCCAACAGTAAACAAAATGTCAATTTCCCTTTCACTTTCTCTCCATTTGACTCCACTCTCTCTTCatcattcttcttcttcttcttcttcttcttcttcaacctTCAAACTCAAAAACCCATCACCGAGACTTCCCTTTCACTTTCATTCTAAAACCTCCCTTGAACCCCTTAACGCCACCAAGCTCCCTTCACACCTCCCTTCTTCAAAGCCTCTCTCACTAATCAAACCCTACGTTCAATCCCACTACAAACCCATCATCGCCGGCTGGCTCTGCAGTGTCGTTTCGGTGTTTTCACTCTCCAAAATAATCCCCAAAATCGCAACTTTGTCATCCAACTTGTGCGTGAACAAGCTGAAGAGTGATGGGTGGATTCTTggtgtttttgttttggccAGATTGGTGGCTACTTACTGGCAGCAAGCGTTTTTGTGGGACGCAGCGTTGGGTGCTGTGTATGATGTAAGGGTTACTGTGTTTGAGAAGGTTTTGCAGAGAGAGCTGTCCTTCTTTGAAGGCGTGTCTGGCGTTTCGAGTGGAGATATTGCGTTTCGGATCACTGCTGAGGCTAATGATGTTGCTGATGCTGTTTATGCACTACTCAAT ACAATTGTGCCTAGTGTACTGCAGTTATCTGCAATGGCAACTCAGATGTTGGTTATCAGTCCTGTCCTATCATTGATTTCGGCTCTG GTGATTCCTTCTATGGCTCTTGTTATAGCCTATCTAGGTGAAAGGCTTCGCAAGATATCTAAGCAGTCACATCTTAGCATTGCTAGTCTATCAGCCTACCTTAAtgag GTCCTCCCAGCCATTCTTTTTGTTAAAGCAAACAATGCAGAGATGTGTGAGAGTGCCAGGTTTCGGAGGCTAGCTCATTCCGACCTTTGTGAACGTTtgaaaaagaggaaaatgaaagtACTCATCCCTCAAACTGTTCAACTTATATATTTTGGAGCATTGTTTATACTTTGCGGTGGGTCACTGCTGGTTTCTGGTGGTTCTTTTGATGGATGTAGCCTGGTTTCATTTATAACATCATTAGTGTTTATGGTTGAACCCATCCAG GGTGTTGGAAAAGCATACAATGAATTCAAGCAAGGAGAACCTGCTATTGAACGCTTGTTTGATTTGACCAAGTTTAAATCAAag GTGATTGAGAAACCGGATGCTGTTAGTTTAGACCATATAAATGGAGACGTGAAATTTTGCAATATCTCATTTAAGTATGCGGACAATATGCCGCTTGTTTTGGATCAACTGAACCTACACATCAGAGCTGGAGAGACTGTTGCTCTTATTGGGCCATCTGGAGGAGGGAAGTCAACCCTTGCAAAATTGCTGCTTCGCCTTTACGATCCCCTATCTGGTGAGCCATCTGAACAATTGATCTTCTTTATGCTGCCACGAG GCTGTATACTTGTTGATGACCATGATGTCCAAAACATCCGATTGGATAGTTTGAGGAGACATGTTGGTCTGGTTTCTCAAGATATT ACACTTTTTTCAGGGACAGTTGCTGAAAATATTGGGTATAGGGATCTGATGACCAAAATTGACATGGAGAGGGTTGAGCATACAGCAAGAACAGCAAATGCTGATGAATTTGTTAGAACACTTCCACAGGGATACAATACCCATATTGGACCAAGAGGCTCAAGTTTAAGTGGAGGTCAGAGGCAAAG ACTAGCTATTGCAAGGGCACTCTATCAGAATTCCTCTGTATTGATTTTGGATGAAGCAACTTCTGCCTTAGATAGCAGGTCTGAGTTACTGGTGAGACAAGCTGTGGACCGCTTGTTGGGACATCATACt GTGCTTGTCATTGCCCACCATTTGGAAACAGTTATGATGGCAAAACGCGTATTCCTTCTAGATAATGGGAAGCTTGAAGAGCTGAATCGGTCTACTCTTCTGGGCAGTAATCATGACTCACTGGTATCAGCTGGACTTGTTATTTGA